Proteins encoded within one genomic window of Amycolatopsis sp. 2-15:
- a CDS encoding hemerythrin domain-containing protein, translating to METAEDDQRRKAFRSLVRLLAVHETAEEEVVHPEIRDLEPAARPVVEARLGEERVDA from the coding sequence TTGGAAACGGCGGAAGACGACCAGCGGCGGAAGGCGTTCCGCAGTCTCGTACGGCTCCTGGCGGTGCACGAGACAGCGGAGGAAGAAGTGGTGCACCCGGAGATCCGCGACCTCGAACCAGCGGCCAGGCCCGTGGTCGAGGCACGGCTGGGTGAAGAGCGGGTGGACGCTTAG
- a CDS encoding DUF4383 domain-containing protein: MSTRTPSPTSTGRSSAQLASIIVAGVFLLVGILGFIPGVTTDYSQMGFAGHGSMAMLFGVFMVSTLHNIVHLLFGVVGLACARTSRAARLYLLVGGVVYLVLWLYGLLIDHGSDANFVPFNNADNWLHLGLGIGMIALGLLTGREGRTAPTPTGTQ, translated from the coding sequence ATGTCGACACGCACACCTTCACCCACTTCCACCGGACGCTCGTCCGCCCAGCTCGCCTCGATTATCGTCGCCGGCGTTTTCCTGCTGGTCGGCATCCTCGGATTCATCCCCGGCGTCACCACCGACTACAGCCAGATGGGCTTCGCCGGCCACGGATCGATGGCCATGCTTTTCGGCGTGTTCATGGTCTCCACCCTGCACAACATCGTGCACCTGCTCTTCGGTGTCGTCGGCCTGGCCTGCGCCCGCACCTCACGCGCGGCCCGGCTGTACCTGCTCGTCGGAGGAGTCGTGTACCTCGTGCTGTGGCTCTACGGTCTGCTCATCGACCACGGCAGCGACGCCAACTTCGTCCCGTTCAACAACGCGGACAACTGGCTCCACCTCGGCCTCGGCATCGGCATGATCGCCCTCGGCCTGCTCACCGGTCGCGAAGGACGCACAGCCCCCACGCCGACCGGCACCCAATAG
- a CDS encoding STAS domain-containing protein, which produces MAALGEPTGISLRRDGAAVVLTAHGEFDALTTPELRATIREALLEAPPVLVIDLTHVAFFASAAISALVEARRAADDEDTALRLAVGPYLDRTLNLVGLDTVFALYPSATAALAADST; this is translated from the coding sequence GTGGCCGCCCTCGGAGAGCCCACAGGCATCAGCCTGCGCCGCGACGGCGCCGCAGTGGTGCTGACCGCGCACGGCGAGTTCGACGCGCTCACCACACCCGAGCTGCGGGCCACGATCCGCGAGGCCCTCCTCGAGGCCCCGCCGGTGCTGGTCATCGACCTGACTCACGTGGCGTTCTTCGCCTCGGCCGCGATCTCGGCGCTCGTCGAGGCCCGCAGGGCCGCCGACGATGAGGACACCGCACTGCGGCTGGCGGTCGGGCCCTACCTCGACCGCACCCTCAACCTCGTGGGCCTCGACACGGTGTTCGCGCTGTACCCGTCGGCGACTGCCGCACTGGCCGCCGACAGCACTTGA
- a CDS encoding ATP-binding protein — MSPVGEPDAAANPELRSRRPARVDDVTALRHDLAGWISAHHLTGDLAGDVELATYEALSNAANHAYPHRVDGTVELHGRHQPGLVRITVTDHGHWQPPASDPDEQHGRGLPLIHALPDHATVDLTELGTIVTMTWHLDQHHSSGTT, encoded by the coding sequence ATGTCCCCGGTCGGTGAACCCGACGCGGCCGCGAATCCCGAGCTGCGGTCCCGCCGCCCCGCCCGCGTCGACGACGTCACCGCCCTGCGCCACGACCTGGCCGGCTGGATCAGCGCCCACCACCTCACCGGCGATCTCGCCGGCGACGTCGAGCTGGCCACCTACGAGGCACTGAGCAACGCCGCCAACCACGCCTATCCCCACCGCGTCGACGGCACCGTGGAGCTGCACGGCCGCCACCAGCCCGGCCTGGTCCGCATCACTGTCACCGACCACGGCCACTGGCAGCCACCCGCCTCAGACCCCGACGAGCAGCACGGACGCGGCCTCCCACTCATCCACGCCCTGCCCGACCACGCAACCGTCGACCTCACCGAACTCGGCACCATCGTGACCATGACCTGGCATCTCGACCAGCACCACAGCTCCGGCACGACCTGA